A single window of Nyctibius grandis isolate bNycGra1 chromosome Z, bNycGra1.pri, whole genome shotgun sequence DNA harbors:
- the ENC1 gene encoding ectoderm-neural cortex protein 1: MSVSMHENRKSRASTGSINIYLFHKSSYADSVLTHLNLLRQQRLFTDVLLHAGNRSFPCHRAVLAACSRYFEAMFSGGLKESQDREVNFHNSIHPEVLELLLDYAYSSRVIINEENAESLLEAGDMLEFQDIRDACAEFLEKNLHPTNCLGMLLLSDAHQCTKLYKLSWRMCLSNFQSISKSEDFLQLPKDMVVQLLSSEELEIEDERLVYESAINWVNYDLSKRHCYLPELLQTVRLALLPAIYLMENVAMEDLITKQRKSKEIVEESIRCKLKILQNDGVVTSLCARPRKTGHSLFLLGGQTFMCDKLYLVDQKAKEIIPKADIPSPRKEFSACAIGCKVYITGGRGSENGVSKDVWVYDTLHEEWLKAAPMLVARFGHGSAELKHCLYVVGGHTAATGCLPASPSVSLKQVEQYDPVTNKWTMVAPLREGVSNAAVVSAKLKLFAFGGTSVSHDKLPKVQCYDQCENRWTVPATCPQPWRYTAAAVLGNQIFIMGGDTEFSACSAYKFNSETYQWTKVGDVTAKRMSCHAVASGNKLYVVGGYFGIQRCKTLDCYDPTLDVWNSITTVPYSLIPTAFVSTWKHLPS, translated from the coding sequence ATGTCAGTCAGCATGCATGAAAATCGCAAATCTAGGGCCAGTACTGGCTCCATAAACATATACTTGTTCCACAAGTCATCCTATGCTGATAGTGTCCTTACTCACCTGAACCTTCTGCGTCAGCAGCGTCTCTTTACAGATGTACTTCTCCATGCTGGAAACAGGTCATTCCCCTGCCACAGAGCTGTTCTAGCTGCTTGTAGCCGCTATTTCGAAGCAATGTTCAGCGGAGGACTGAAGGAGAGCCAGGACAGGGAAGTCAACTTTCACAATTCGATTCACCCGGAAGTCTTGGAGCTTCTTCTGGACTATGCATATTCCTCCAGGGTTATCATCAACGAGGAGAACGCAGAGTCGCTGCTGGAGGCCGGTGACATGCTGGAGTTTCAGGACATTCGGGATGCTTGTGCCGAATTTCTGGAGAAAAACCTTCATCCCACCAACTGTTTGGGCATGCTGTTGCTGTCAGATGCTCACCAGTGCACCAAGCTCTACAAACTGTCTTGGAGGATGTGCCTTAGCAACTTCCAGAGTATCAGTAAAAGCGAAGACTTCCTCCAGCTGCCGAAAGACATGGTAGTGCAGCTCCTTTCCAGTGAAGAATTGGAAATCGAAGACGAAAGGCTAGTATATGAGTCAGCTATCAACTGGGTCAACTATGACTTGAGTAAGCGTCACTGTTATCTGCCTGAGCTATTGCAGACAGTGAGACTGGCCCTCTTGCCAGCCATATACCTTATGGAGAATGTGGCCATGGAGGACCTTATCaccaagcaaaggaaaagcaaagagattGTAGAAGAATCAATAAGGTGCAAGTTAAAGATCTTACAGAATGATGGAGTGGTCACTAGTTTGTGTGCCAGACCCCGTAAAACTGGCCATTCGCTTTTTCTTTTGGGCGGCCAAACCTTTATGTGTGACAAGCTGTACCTGGTGGACCAAAAGGCCAAGGAGATCATTCCAAAGGCTGACATACCGAGTCCACGGAAAGAGTTCAGTGCTTGTGCCATAGGCTGCAAAGTGTATATCACTGGGGGACGAGGGTCAGAAAACGGAGTCTCCAAAGACGTGTGGGTGTATGACACCCTTCATGAGGAGTGGTTGAAGGCTGCTCCCATGCTGGTAGCTAGGTTTGGGCATGGCTCTGCCGAACTTAAGCACTGTTTGTATGTAGTAGGAGGACACACCGCAGCAACTGGTTGCCTTCCAGCTTCCCCTTCAGTATCCTTAAAGCAAGTAGAACAATATGACCCTGTGACCAACAAATGGACCATGGTTGCCCCACTGCGAGAGGGAGTAAGCAATGCAGCTGTAGTCAGTGCAAAGCttaagctgtttgcttttggagGTACCAGCGTTAGCCATGACAAGCTGCCCAAAGTTCAGTGCTACGATCAGTGTGAAAACAGATGGACAGTACCAGccacctgcccccagccctggcgcTACACAGCTGCAGCTGTTCTGGGTAACCAGATTTTTATTATGGGTGGAGATACCGAATTCTCTGCGTGCTCTGCTTATAAATTCAACAGTGAGACATACCAGTGGACTAAGGTGGGAGATGTGACAGCTAAGCGAATGAGCTGCCACGCAGTGGCTTCTGGCAACAAATTGTATGTGGTTGGAGGCTACTTTGGCATACAGAGGTGCAAAACGTTGGACTGCTACGATCCCACATTAGATGTATGGAACAGCATAACAACTGTGCCCTATTCATTAATTCCCACAGCATTTGTCAGCACATGGAAACACCTCCCCTCATAA